From one [Ruminococcus] lactaris ATCC 29176 genomic stretch:
- a CDS encoding IS110 family transposase — protein sequence MHNKNYISVGIDVGSAFSFMTILAPDETVILKPFKITHNNKDSLERAVSEIKKAEELYSLESRTFLESTGIYHFPLFCYLVDCGFNASIINPIITHSTKNGNIRKVKNDKIDSKGIAKLGLSKDIPVSQFPAKLVLELRSLTRKYYDLTDERSAHINKLKGDLHTVFPQYLDVFCDVTGKTSTMILRQYGTPDKILRGHKKTMIEKISKASRKGLAKASERYEKLCAAANAAKTFGCQIDSIYFNIFLTLDLVEKLDSALDSILNRIRQLITFNKNEKFIQQIKLLNTIPGVGFLTAVTIMCEIGDFSAFRNPKQLFAYFGLDPEVNESGKFVGTQLHMSKRGSRIARRAIFAVALASIRTKRNGEGINPYLRKYYELKSGQKPKMVAIGAVMHKVCNIVFAVLRDEKAFELRSPEEHCKQYQRPALAAA from the coding sequence AACAGTGATCTTGAAACCTTTCAAGATTACTCACAATAATAAGGATTCTTTGGAACGAGCTGTTTCTGAAATTAAAAAAGCAGAAGAGCTGTATTCCTTAGAAAGTCGCACCTTTCTAGAATCCACTGGGATTTATCATTTCCCGCTCTTCTGCTATCTTGTTGATTGTGGTTTTAACGCGTCCATAATCAATCCTATTATTACACATTCTACTAAGAATGGAAATATCAGAAAAGTAAAAAATGATAAAATCGATTCTAAAGGTATTGCCAAACTAGGATTATCAAAAGATATTCCTGTTTCCCAGTTCCCAGCAAAGCTGGTTCTTGAACTGCGTAGCCTTACCCGTAAGTATTACGATTTAACTGATGAGCGTTCTGCTCATATCAATAAACTTAAAGGAGACCTGCATACCGTGTTTCCTCAGTATCTTGACGTTTTCTGTGATGTTACCGGCAAGACCTCAACAATGATTCTTCGCCAGTACGGTACTCCAGACAAGATACTTCGTGGTCATAAGAAGACCATGATTGAAAAAATATCAAAAGCTTCACGAAAAGGTCTTGCCAAAGCTTCTGAAAGATATGAGAAACTCTGTGCTGCAGCTAATGCTGCAAAGACATTTGGATGTCAAATAGACAGTATCTACTTCAATATCTTTTTAACTTTGGACCTTGTTGAAAAGCTTGATTCTGCTTTGGATTCCATACTGAATCGTATTAGGCAGCTGATTACATTCAATAAAAACGAGAAGTTTATTCAGCAGATTAAACTTTTAAATACAATCCCAGGTGTTGGCTTTCTGACTGCTGTAACAATCATGTGCGAAATAGGTGATTTCTCAGCATTCCGTAATCCAAAACAACTTTTTGCTTACTTCGGATTAGATCCTGAAGTAAATGAATCTGGAAAATTCGTTGGCACTCAGTTACATATGAGCAAACGTGGCTCCAGAATCGCGCGCCGTGCTATCTTTGCAGTAGCACTCGCCTCCATTCGTACAAAACGTAATGGAGAGGGCATCAATCCATACCTCCGTAAGTATTACGAATTAAAGTCTGGACAAAAGCCTAAGATGGTTGCAATCGGTGCTGTAATGCATAAAGTCTGCAACATCGTATTTGCTGTTCTTCGTGATGAAAAGGCATTTGAGCTTCGGTCACCAGAAGAACACTGTAAGCAGTATCAAAGACCTGCTTTAGCAGCTGCATAA
- a CDS encoding ParB/RepB/Spo0J family partition protein encodes MNLPSADDLFTTQEERNHKNQEYVKNISIYEITDFPNHPFKVKMDDKMLETIDSVRDHGVLVPALVREKPTGGYEMISGHRRKMASELAGFENMPCIVRNLSDDEAVIVMVDSNLQREEILPSEKAFAYKMKLEAMSRQGKRLDITCAPEEHKLKGVKSRDILAEQSGESRETIRRYIRLTELIPEILEMVDDKKISMRPAVDLSYLPKEEQEILYDTMESEACTPSHAQAIKIRKFSAEGRLNEDVLLSIMSEEKPNQVEQWKIPKNRLEKYFPSGTTQQKMEETIIKALELYRKREKSRER; translated from the coding sequence ATGAATCTTCCCTCAGCCGATGACCTTTTTACCACGCAGGAAGAAAGAAATCATAAGAATCAGGAATATGTAAAAAATATTTCTATTTATGAAATTACAGACTTCCCGAATCATCCGTTTAAGGTAAAAATGGACGATAAGATGTTGGAAACTATCGATAGCGTGCGTGATCATGGTGTATTAGTGCCTGCACTTGTTAGGGAGAAACCAACGGGCGGGTATGAAATGATTTCCGGACACCGTAGAAAAATGGCGAGTGAACTGGCAGGATTTGAGAATATGCCTTGTATAGTAAGGAATCTCAGCGATGATGAAGCAGTCATTGTCATGGTTGACAGCAATCTTCAAAGAGAAGAAATCTTACCATCAGAAAAAGCATTTGCTTATAAAATGAAATTAGAAGCAATGAGCAGGCAGGGAAAACGATTAGATATTACTTGTGCACCAGAGGAGCACAAGTTAAAAGGAGTAAAATCAAGAGACATTCTTGCAGAACAAAGTGGAGAAAGTCGAGAAACAATCCGCCGCTATATCCGCCTTACGGAGCTTATCCCGGAAATCCTAGAAATGGTCGATGACAAAAAGATTTCTATGCGTCCGGCGGTGGATCTGTCTTATTTGCCGAAAGAGGAACAGGAGATATTGTACGACACCATGGAGTCGGAGGCTTGTACCCCAAGTCATGCCCAGGCAATTAAAATCCGCAAATTTTCAGCAGAGGGCAGGTTGAATGAAGATGTTTTGCTGTCGATTATGTCAGAAGAGAAGCCAAATCAGGTAGAGCAGTGGAAAATCCCGAAGAACCGACTGGAAAAATACTTTCCATCGGGAACTACACAGCAGAAAATGGAAGAAACCATTATCAAAGCACTGGAATTATACCGGAAACGGGAAAAAAGCAGGGAACGATAG
- a CDS encoding ParA family protein — translation MSKCKVIALANQKGGTAKTTTTLNLGIGLAHQGRKVLLVDADPQGDLTTALGWTNADSLPITLETQMKKILQDEPFVYNEGILHHKEGVDIIPTNIELSGLEISLVNAMSREQTLKLYLADLKKDYDYILIDCMPSLGMLTINALVAADSVIVPVQAHYLPLKGMTQLMKTIGKVQRQLNPNLKIDGVLLTLADMRTKLARTTEDSLRENYGKHIRIFKTVIPVAITAAESSAAGQSIYEYDKNGTVAKAYAEFTREVLKCGEKQRNKYESSLSR, via the coding sequence ATGTCCAAGTGTAAAGTTATCGCTCTTGCAAATCAGAAGGGAGGAACCGCGAAGACCACAACGACATTAAATCTTGGAATTGGTCTTGCACATCAGGGGCGAAAAGTATTATTGGTTGATGCTGATCCGCAGGGAGACTTAACGACTGCATTGGGTTGGACGAATGCAGACAGTCTTCCGATTACATTAGAAACACAAATGAAGAAGATATTACAAGACGAACCATTTGTGTATAATGAGGGGATTTTACATCACAAAGAAGGAGTAGACATTATTCCAACTAATATTGAATTATCGGGCTTGGAAATCTCACTGGTAAATGCCATGAGTAGAGAGCAGACTTTAAAGCTGTATCTGGCAGATTTGAAAAAGGATTATGATTATATTCTGATTGATTGTATGCCTAGTTTGGGAATGCTGACCATCAATGCATTAGTTGCCGCGGACAGTGTAATTGTTCCAGTACAGGCTCATTATCTTCCATTAAAGGGTATGACACAGTTGATGAAAACAATCGGTAAGGTACAAAGACAGCTAAATCCTAATCTGAAGATTGATGGAGTATTGCTGACACTTGCAGATATGAGAACAAAACTTGCAAGGACAACAGAGGATAGCCTTCGAGAAAATTACGGGAAACATATTCGAATTTTTAAAACGGTTATTCCAGTGGCTATCACAGCGGCAGAAAGCAGTGCCGCAGGACAGAGCATTTATGAGTATGACAAGAATGGAACTGTTGCAAAGGCGTATGCGGAATTTACGAGGGAGGTGTTAAAGTGTGGCGAAAAGCAGAGAAATAAATATGAATCTTCCCTCAGCCGATGA
- a CDS encoding restriction endonuclease translates to MSINENTIIFNKLYRSHYDDKEYFFEEILKKAILRTLTDDTVKAETMAANKVNRLWNSYKKQYEEDVSNGIVPLFSIVNNYEKKVRWIGENLDTDSRREYYKIRPELYKFFDKLKDREYEVMSCVICDLLGADKISLTAPGNEGGVDFFARISFPQKAHFLFGTKGPIRIVGQCKKYANRDNVGHMKEFVTTMNNVYNKSYRAGEILPDWFKLEKGDIIGWHIANSGHQTGALDVAKNYGILVSDTKQLIEIICNSKIIRREKEPVKFLRSLMKEENYTY, encoded by the coding sequence ATGTCGATAAACGAAAATACAATAATATTCAATAAATTATATCGGAGTCATTATGATGACAAAGAGTATTTTTTTGAAGAAATTTTAAAGAAAGCCATTCTTAGAACGTTGACTGATGATACAGTAAAAGCGGAAACTATGGCAGCGAATAAAGTGAATAGATTATGGAACAGCTATAAAAAACAGTATGAAGAAGATGTTTCTAACGGTATAGTGCCTTTGTTTTCTATAGTTAATAATTATGAAAAAAAGGTTAGGTGGATAGGGGAAAATTTAGATACTGATTCAAGACGAGAATATTATAAAATACGTCCAGAATTATATAAGTTTTTTGATAAATTAAAAGACAGAGAATACGAAGTGATGTCATGTGTGATATGTGATTTATTAGGAGCAGATAAGATTAGTTTAACTGCACCTGGAAATGAAGGTGGTGTTGACTTTTTTGCAAGAATATCCTTTCCGCAAAAAGCTCATTTTTTATTTGGAACTAAAGGACCAATAAGAATTGTAGGACAGTGTAAAAAATATGCAAATAGAGATAATGTAGGTCATATGAAAGAGTTTGTAACAACGATGAATAATGTGTATAACAAGTCATATCGAGCAGGAGAAATTCTTCCAGATTGGTTCAAATTAGAAAAAGGAGATATAATTGGTTGGCATATTGCAAATTCTGGACATCAAACAGGAGCACTTGATGTGGCAAAGAATTATGGAATTCTTGTTTCGGATACTAAACAGCTGATAGAAATAATATGTAATTCAAAAATTATACGGAGAGAAAAAGAGCCTGTAAAGTTTTTGCGGAGTCTTATGAAAGAAGAAAATTATACATATTAA
- a CDS encoding IS3 family transposase produces the protein MTTKEIPASVGAKLLDINRTSIYYKTSPVSDEELACKEIIDHLHTDNPTWGARQMSAQLKNRGYHVGRRKARRYMNEMDIYPIYPKMNLSKRMQQAKGCPYLLRNAVIDAPNQAWSIDITYIPIRHGFLYLTAVIDWYSRCIVGWEVDDTLDTRMVINALKKAFAVSKPQILNSDQGCQFTSQKYIEFVKENGIRQSMDGKSRWADNIMIERWFRSFKYEEAYLTLYNNIKDARVAIGRYVHTYNFERCHSALDYKTPAECYYPAMLLPYAA, from the coding sequence TTGACTACTAAAGAAATCCCGGCATCTGTAGGAGCAAAACTGCTTGATATCAACCGTACAAGCATCTATTACAAGACTTCACCTGTATCAGACGAAGAACTGGCTTGTAAAGAGATTATCGACCATCTTCATACGGATAATCCAACCTGGGGTGCAAGGCAAATGTCTGCACAACTCAAAAACAGAGGTTATCATGTTGGGCGTCGTAAAGCACGCCGCTATATGAATGAGATGGATATTTACCCAATCTATCCTAAGATGAATCTTTCCAAGCGGATGCAACAGGCAAAGGGATGTCCTTATCTTCTTCGAAATGCCGTCATAGATGCACCAAATCAGGCGTGGTCTATTGACATTACATATATTCCAATCAGACACGGATTTCTGTATCTGACAGCTGTAATCGACTGGTACAGCCGTTGTATCGTAGGCTGGGAAGTCGATGATACCCTTGATACCAGAATGGTTATCAATGCTCTAAAAAAAGCATTTGCTGTGTCAAAACCACAGATTTTGAACTCTGATCAGGGTTGTCAGTTCACAAGTCAGAAATACATTGAATTTGTAAAAGAAAACGGTATCCGTCAGAGTATGGATGGAAAAAGCCGTTGGGCTGACAACATCATGATTGAGCGATGGTTCCGCAGCTTCAAGTATGAAGAAGCTTATCTGACGCTGTATAACAACATCAAGGATGCCAGAGTTGCTATTGGACGATATGTCCACACCTATAACTTTGAAAGATGCCATTCTGCCCTTGATTACAAAACACCGGCTGAATGTTACTACCCGGCAATGCTTTTGCCGTATGCAGCTTAA
- a CDS encoding transposase, translating to MSRQRRNFSAKFKSDLVIELLKGEKDLNTLATENNIQPNLLRNWKKEFLNNASAVFDDKRQENLKDKLAEERKEKAEYAKKVGQLTMQVDWLKKKSEEICGPDYESKFSPKPFDY from the coding sequence ATGTCCAGACAAAGAAGAAACTTTAGTGCCAAATTTAAATCAGACCTGGTAATCGAGCTGCTTAAGGGCGAGAAAGATCTCAACACCCTTGCAACCGAGAATAACATCCAACCAAATCTGCTCCGCAATTGGAAGAAAGAATTCCTTAACAATGCCTCTGCAGTATTCGATGACAAGCGTCAGGAAAACCTCAAAGACAAGCTTGCTGAAGAACGCAAGGAAAAGGCGGAGTATGCGAAAAAGGTTGGTCAGTTAACCATGCAGGTTGACTGGCTCAAAAAAAAATCTGAAGAAATTTGTGGACCTGACTACGAGAGTAAGTTTAGTCCAAAACCTTTTGACTACTAA
- a CDS encoding helix-turn-helix domain-containing protein: MKYKTRYVLFGKMKGVEYFMKLPDQLKDIVYRLLQEPTLDNFRNFLKGQTGEHNSIDFKEKWIEPTKLVKEMLAIANSGGGIIIFGVKEKEDKSFSYDGIEEIVDKAKISNDIKNYISTELKYEVYDFVYDSSEYEKLQNHKYQMMVIKDCPRFIPFMSMKESTNLKKNRIYIRRGTSCEEATSEEITDIIKRRMNAEYPDSGKTLNLDEHLEQLKTLYSKISPTNEYYQGGIGNSLLKLTEVIKAVSAGEWISEDNPLYPEEDYEEFIARMIDEKKWKIERELDLI, translated from the coding sequence TTGAAATATAAGACAAGATATGTACTGTTTGGAAAAATGAAAGGTGTGGAATATTTTATGAAATTACCAGATCAATTAAAAGATATAGTTTATCGCTTACTACAGGAACCGACTTTAGATAATTTTCGGAATTTTTTAAAGGGACAAACAGGGGAGCATAATTCTATTGATTTTAAAGAAAAATGGATAGAACCGACGAAGTTAGTAAAAGAAATGTTGGCGATTGCTAACTCTGGTGGCGGAATTATTATATTTGGAGTAAAAGAAAAGGAAGATAAAAGTTTTTCTTATGATGGAATTGAAGAGATTGTAGATAAAGCCAAAATATCAAATGATATTAAAAATTATATTTCAACTGAACTGAAGTATGAAGTATATGATTTTGTATATGATTCTTCAGAATATGAAAAATTGCAAAATCACAAATATCAAATGATGGTTATTAAAGATTGTCCGAGATTTATACCATTTATGTCGATGAAAGAAAGTACCAATTTAAAGAAAAATAGAATATATATTAGAAGAGGTACATCGTGTGAAGAAGCAACAAGTGAGGAAATTACAGATATTATTAAGCGCAGAATGAATGCTGAGTATCCGGACTCTGGAAAAACTTTAAATTTGGATGAGCATTTAGAGCAGTTAAAAACTTTGTATAGTAAGATAAGTCCAACAAATGAATATTATCAAGGTGGTATAGGAAACAGTCTTCTAAAGCTTACAGAAGTTATAAAAGCTGTTTCTGCTGGAGAATGGATTAGTGAAGATAATCCATTATATCCTGAAGAAGATTATGAAGAATTCATTGCACGTATGATTGATGAAAAAAAGTGGAAAATAGAAAGAGAATTAGACTTGATATAA
- the rhuM gene encoding RhuM family protein — protein MIQEHEIVLYQVEGTNICVNVVFKDETFWMTQKAMAELFDVNVPAISKHLSNIFEEGELFKEATVSKMEIVQMEGNRKVKREPEFYNLDAIIAVGYRVNSKKATRFRQWATKTLKEYITKGFVLNDDMLKNGKLFGKDYFAVTGKTAAELVYERVNAEKPAMGLTTWKDAPDGKILKRDISVAKNYLNEKELSRLNRLVTMFIDYAELMAEDEVLMSMQDWVEQTNQFLRNNRREVLEGKGKVSHDMVQKRQF, from the coding sequence ATGATTCAAGAACATGAAATTGTTTTGTATCAAGTGGAGGGTACTAATATATGTGTTAATGTTGTTTTTAAAGATGAGACATTCTGGATGACGCAAAAGGCAATGGCAGAATTATTTGATGTCAATGTACCGGCGATTTCAAAACATTTATCTAATATATTTGAGGAAGGAGAACTTTTTAAAGAGGCAACTGTTTCCAAAATGGAAATAGTTCAAATGGAAGGAAATAGAAAGGTCAAGCGAGAACCGGAATTTTATAATCTAGATGCAATTATAGCGGTCGGATATCGGGTTAATTCTAAGAAAGCTACAAGGTTTCGTCAATGGGCAACAAAAACATTAAAGGAATATATTACTAAAGGATTTGTTCTTAATGATGATATGCTTAAAAATGGTAAGCTGTTTGGAAAAGATTATTTTGCAGTTACCGGAAAGACAGCGGCAGAATTAGTTTATGAACGAGTAAATGCTGAGAAACCTGCTATGGGACTTACTACGTGGAAAGATGCTCCGGATGGTAAAATTTTGAAAAGAGATATTAGTGTTGCAAAGAATTACCTAAATGAAAAAGAATTATCACGCTTAAATAGGCTTGTTACAATGTTTATTGATTATGCAGAGTTGATGGCTGAAGATGAAGTATTGATGAGTATGCAAGATTGGGTAGAGCAGACAAATCAATTTTTAAGAAATAACAGAAGAGAGGTACTTGAAGGTAAGGGGAAAGTATCACATGATATGGTTCAGAAAAGGCAATTTTAA
- a CDS encoding metallophosphoesterase, with protein MQNRPFENIQEMNQILIQNYNAVVHKNDTVYILGDISHHLPMDRANELISRLNGKKILIKGNHDKKDDLELFEEICDFKTVSLNGLYFALMYYPMLSWPKKNSGSIQLHGHIHAHEEYNLQNKADGIRRYDVGVDANNYYPVLVKQIIEFFENNEGKCKL; from the coding sequence ATGCAGAATCGTCCTTTTGAAAATATACAAGAGATGAATCAGATTTTGATTCAAAATTATAATGCAGTAGTACATAAAAATGATACGGTGTATATTCTTGGAGATATTAGTCATCATCTACCGATGGATAGGGCAAATGAATTGATTAGCAGGTTGAACGGAAAGAAGATTCTGATTAAAGGAAATCATGACAAGAAAGATGATTTGGAATTGTTTGAGGAAATATGTGATTTTAAGACAGTATCATTGAATGGCCTCTATTTTGCATTGATGTATTATCCGATGCTGTCATGGCCGAAAAAGAATAGTGGGAGTATTCAATTACATGGACACATACATGCCCATGAAGAATATAATTTGCAGAATAAAGCAGACGGAATTAGAAGATATGATGTAGGTGTGGATGCGAATAATTATTATCCGGTATTGGTGAAGCAGATTATAGAGTTTTTTGAGAATAATGAAGGAAAATGTAAATTGTGA
- the cas2 gene encoding CRISPR-associated endonuclease Cas2 — protein sequence MLLLITYDVNTENEAGKKRLRKVAKQCQNYGRRVQNSVFECIVDQAQSVTLKSLLTEIIDDKVDSLRFYYLGNNYKTKIEHIGVERGIAVDQPLFL from the coding sequence ATGCTGTTGTTGATTACATATGATGTAAATACAGAAAATGAAGCCGGAAAAAAGCGACTTAGAAAAGTAGCCAAACAATGTCAAAACTATGGGAGAAGAGTACAGAACTCCGTATTTGAGTGCATTGTGGATCAGGCACAAAGTGTGACGTTAAAATCTTTGTTAACAGAGATTATTGATGATAAAGTAGATAGCTTGCGATTCTACTATCTTGGAAATAATTATAAGACCAAGATAGAGCATATAGGTGTAGAACGAGGAATTGCAGTCGATCAGCCTTTATTCTTATAA
- a CDS encoding IS630 family transposase, with product MGRKASTINLSEDERLYLETQMRARTIQAQTVIRARILLLKAEGISVDHIADKVGMNRKSVMLCINKYLEGGVENALFDAPGRGRNAEITDDEKAWIINIACQKPVNLGYSAEVWTRALLTKHINKFAEEAGHTRLSTISQSKVRTILEEADIKPNKITYYCENRDPDFDQKMHNVLLVYKQLSLQFDEKGQLIPFKEDEQVVHVLSYDEKPGIQAIANTTEDLLPDENHKTVSRDYEYKRLGTISLLAGIDLQTGEAIPLVKDKHSSKEYIEFLKILDSKYPETDRIRLVLDNLKVHSSEETRKYLATKPGRFEFVFTPKHGSWLNLVEGFFSKLTRQMLKGIRVKTKDELVQRIYRYFDEVNEQPVVYHWKYKLEEINSSEEVVVDTLPIQKSS from the coding sequence ATGGGAAGAAAAGCATCCACTATTAATCTTAGCGAGGACGAACGTTTATATCTTGAAACTCAGATGCGTGCAAGAACAATTCAAGCCCAGACAGTAATTCGGGCAAGAATTTTACTACTCAAAGCAGAAGGTATTTCAGTTGACCATATTGCAGACAAAGTAGGAATGAATCGCAAAAGCGTCATGCTCTGTATCAATAAATACCTTGAGGGTGGTGTGGAAAATGCTCTGTTTGATGCACCCGGTCGTGGCAGGAATGCTGAAATAACCGATGATGAAAAAGCCTGGATAATAAATATCGCCTGTCAGAAGCCTGTCAATCTTGGATATTCAGCAGAAGTATGGACGCGTGCTCTTCTTACAAAACATATTAATAAATTTGCCGAAGAAGCAGGTCATACAAGGTTGTCAACAATCAGTCAGTCAAAGGTCCGCACAATACTGGAAGAAGCGGATATTAAGCCTAACAAAATAACTTATTACTGCGAAAATCGTGACCCTGATTTTGACCAGAAAATGCATAATGTTCTTCTTGTATATAAACAATTGTCTTTACAGTTTGACGAGAAGGGACAGCTCATTCCGTTTAAGGAGGATGAACAGGTTGTACATGTACTTTCCTATGATGAAAAACCCGGAATTCAGGCAATTGCCAATACCACAGAAGACCTCTTGCCGGATGAAAATCACAAGACGGTCAGCCGTGATTATGAATATAAACGTCTTGGAACTATTTCACTGCTTGCTGGAATCGACTTACAAACAGGGGAGGCAATTCCGCTTGTAAAAGATAAACACAGCAGCAAGGAATATATTGAGTTTCTAAAAATACTTGATTCAAAATATCCGGAGACTGACCGGATTCGTCTGGTATTGGATAATCTGAAAGTTCATTCTTCAGAGGAAACCCGAAAATACCTTGCGACAAAGCCGGGAAGATTTGAATTTGTGTTTACTCCCAAGCATGGTTCATGGTTGAATCTTGTTGAGGGATTCTTTAGTAAACTCACACGTCAGATGCTAAAAGGCATACGTGTAAAAACTAAGGATGAACTTGTGCAGCGTATCTATAGATACTTCGATGAAGTAAACGAACAACCTGTCGTATATCACTGGAAGTATAAGCTTGAAGAAATTAATTCAAGTGAAGAGGTGGTGGTTGATACGTTGCCAATTCAAAAGTCCAGTTAA
- the cas4 gene encoding CRISPR-associated protein Cas4, with amino-acid sequence MAYKEDEYLMLSGIQHFKFCRRQWALIHIEQQWSENVHTVIGELMHKKVHDPSVKEKRKETLLVRALPVSSKELGVSGECDLVEFHKCEDGITLSGHRGLYSVFPVEYKKGKPKITDEDKLQLTAQAMCLEEMFSTTISEGALYYGETRRRENITFSQELRDEVKEIFQEMHQYYERGYTPKVKKSKACNSCSLKEICLPKLEKTISVSDYIAQALKEDEQ; translated from the coding sequence ATGGCATATAAAGAAGACGAATATTTAATGTTGTCGGGGATACAGCATTTTAAATTCTGCCGACGGCAATGGGCTTTGATCCATATTGAGCAGCAGTGGAGTGAAAATGTTCATACAGTTATTGGTGAATTAATGCATAAAAAAGTCCATGATCCCAGTGTAAAAGAAAAAAGAAAAGAGACACTTCTTGTTCGGGCACTTCCGGTTTCCTCGAAAGAGCTTGGAGTTAGTGGGGAATGTGACCTGGTAGAATTTCATAAATGCGAAGATGGAATTACATTGTCTGGTCATAGAGGATTATATTCTGTTTTTCCTGTGGAATATAAAAAAGGAAAGCCTAAGATAACGGACGAAGATAAATTACAGCTAACAGCACAGGCAATGTGTCTGGAAGAAATGTTTTCTACTACAATATCTGAAGGGGCACTTTATTATGGAGAAACGAGGAGAAGAGAGAATATTACATTTTCACAGGAACTGCGTGATGAAGTAAAAGAAATATTTCAGGAAATGCATCAGTATTATGAGCGAGGTTATACGCCAAAAGTCAAAAAGAGTAAGGCTTGTAATTCATGCTCTTTAAAGGAAATCTGTCTTCCCAAATTAGAAAAGACGATATCAGTTTCTGATTATATAGCACAGGCACTGAAGGAGGACGAGCAGTGA
- the cas7c gene encoding type I-C CRISPR-associated protein Cas7/Csd2, which translates to MGEAIKNRYEFVVLFDVENGNPNGDPDSGNMPRIDPESGLGLVTDVCLKRKIRNYVETVKEDAKGYKIYIKEDVPLNRSDREACESLGITETEDKKVTEALKKLKKSDKDVDIKLRDYMCDNFYDIRTFGAVMTTFVKASLNCGQVRGPVQLGFARSIDPIVSQEVTITRVAITTEKDAENKSTEMGRKNIVPYGLYRVEGYISANLARKVTGFSEEDLDLLWEAIINMFENDHSAARGKMAVRELIVFKHSKELGDCPAYKLFDAVEVRKKEEIEYPRKYQDYTVQIHEEMIPDSVEMKRMI; encoded by the coding sequence ATGGGAGAAGCAATTAAAAATCGTTATGAGTTTGTGGTACTGTTTGATGTAGAAAATGGAAATCCGAATGGAGATCCGGATTCTGGTAATATGCCAAGAATAGATCCGGAAAGTGGATTGGGACTGGTTACAGACGTGTGTCTGAAGCGAAAAATTCGTAATTATGTGGAAACAGTAAAGGAAGATGCAAAAGGTTATAAAATCTACATCAAAGAAGATGTTCCGTTGAACAGAAGCGACCGGGAAGCCTGTGAAAGCCTTGGAATTACAGAAACAGAGGACAAAAAAGTTACCGAAGCATTGAAGAAATTAAAAAAATCAGATAAAGACGTGGATATAAAACTGAGAGATTATATGTGTGATAATTTCTATGATATTCGTACCTTTGGTGCAGTTATGACCACTTTTGTAAAAGCTTCTTTGAATTGTGGACAGGTAAGGGGACCGGTACAGCTTGGCTTTGCAAGAAGTATCGATCCGATTGTCAGTCAGGAAGTTACGATTACAAGAGTTGCAATTACAACGGAAAAAGATGCTGAAAATAAGAGTACTGAAATGGGAAGAAAAAATATTGTTCCGTATGGATTGTATCGAGTGGAAGGATATATTTCAGCGAATCTGGCCAGAAAAGTGACAGGATTTTCAGAGGAAGACTTAGATCTTTTGTGGGAGGCAATTATTAATATGTTTGAAAATGATCATTCAGCTGCAAGAGGGAAAATGGCTGTCCGGGAGCTTATTGTGTTTAAGCACAGCAAGGAACTGGGGGATTGTCCGGCATATAAGCTTTTTGATGCAGTCGAAGTAAGAAAAAAAGAAGAAATTGAATATCCAAGAAAATATCAGGATTATACAGTTCAGATTCACGAGGAAATGATTCCAGATTCAGTTGAGATGAAAAGGATGATTTGA